The Caldisalinibacter kiritimatiensis region TAAGGATGATACTAAAATTAGTATTAAAGATTTAGAAATAAAAAACAACTCAAATAAACATAATACAGGTAATAAAAGTGAATTTAAAAAGATACTTAATACTGAGTTAAATAGTACACTTAAAAATAGTAAGACTTGTGAAAAAAACAATATTAAAGATAAAATACTAGAGCTTAAAAAAAGCGGATATGATAACAGTGAAATTGCAAAAAAATTAGGAAGAGGAAAAAGAGAAATTGATATTATATTAAAAATGAAGGATGATTAGATTGGTTAAACTATCATATAAGAGCTTTTTTTTAGGATTAGGGATTGGAATACTTTTGGTAAGCAGCATTAATATCCTTATAGATACTCAATACTTTAATTTAGATGAAACTACAT contains the following coding sequences:
- a CDS encoding DUF6115 domain-containing protein, translated to MINIILFIIGVVCIIVTFILLIKEGYKETNMYQDILKKYEEIKLYNNNIINILDSLEEIADSLTENNKDDTKISIKDLEIKNNSNKHNTGNKSEFKKILNTELNSTLKNSKTCEKNNIKDKILELKKSGYDNSEIAKKLGRGKREIDIILKMKDD